Proteins encoded together in one Benincasa hispida cultivar B227 chromosome 1, ASM972705v1, whole genome shotgun sequence window:
- the LOC120090387 gene encoding protein OPI10 homolog — translation MFGVVFPNRSFPMDISAFSQIDTFHWVLDMNTFVGEAYDQIREMCIFLLNNFTLPPDKALAVYIQSPGSQFLFCGAVTLARPSAVLSLPWPEPGGQMQLMPPDSAPLSAKIGVSVQDLASLPSLDVTAEKRIERLALKVGENLFNFMQSFCGVDGSKLVVPMDILDRWFKKFQEKAKRDPEYLKGFVL, via the exons ATGTTCGGAGTCGTCTTTCCCAATCGAAGCTTTCCGATGGACATTTCAGCTTTCTCTCAAATCGACACTTTCCATTGGGTTCTCGACATGAACACATTCGTCG GTGAAGCCTACGATCAGATTCGTGAAATGTGCATTTTcttattgaataatttcactCTTCCGCCCGATAAAGCTCTGGCTGTCTATATTCAATCCCCTGGATCTCAGTTTCTCTTCTGTGGTGCTGTAACCCTAGCCAGGCCCTCCGCGGTGCTATCTCTTCCATGGCCGGAGCCAGGTGGTCAGATGCAGCTCATGCCGCCTGATTCGGCTCCTCTCTCAGCTAAAATTGGAGTCTCCGTCCAGGATTTGGCTTCCCTGCCATCGCTTGATGTCACGGCGGAAAAGCGAATTGAGCGTCTGGCTCTAAAAGTTGGTGAGAATCTCTTCAATTTCATGCAATCTTTCTGCGGTGTTGATGGTTCAAAGTTGGTTGTGCCGATGGATATCTTGGACAGATGGTTCAAGAAGTTTCAGGAGAAAGCCAAGCGTGATCCTGAGTACTTGAAAGGCTTCGTTTTGTAA